From Abyssibacter profundi, one genomic window encodes:
- a CDS encoding 2'-5' RNA ligase family protein — MTGDDLHVTLAFLGACGEQAAQQAFDCALAQARTMPTTIDLQARAWALLGSSQSPSAVALEVADAGNEIHRLIADHRPQLYDAAQARPDRRPPRPHVTVARLDRRLPTSPRQQLAHALGQRPPPEARLRLNALALFTWTEQRDERLFRRVRFCPLGKH; from the coding sequence ATGACCGGAGACGACCTGCATGTCACGCTGGCATTCTTGGGGGCTTGCGGCGAACAGGCAGCACAGCAGGCCTTTGATTGCGCCCTCGCCCAGGCCAGAACCATGCCGACAACCATCGACTTGCAGGCTCGCGCATGGGCCCTGCTGGGCAGTTCGCAGTCACCATCCGCTGTGGCGCTGGAAGTGGCGGATGCAGGCAACGAAATCCACCGACTCATCGCGGACCACCGGCCCCAATTGTACGACGCTGCGCAGGCGCGGCCAGATCGTCGACCACCCAGGCCGCACGTCACCGTGGCGCGGCTGGACCGCCGCCTGCCCACCTCGCCCCGCCAACAGCTGGCGCACGCGCTGGGACAGCGTCCCCCGCCGGAGGCTCGTCTACGCTTGAATGCATTAGCCTTGTTCACCTGGACCGAACAGCGTGATGAGCGCTTGTTTC